The following coding sequences are from one Diabrotica virgifera virgifera chromosome 2, PGI_DIABVI_V3a window:
- the LOC126880911 gene encoding uncharacterized protein LOC126880911 — translation MSKRQYIRRGVQQQEPQPHIFDLYQKPLFDNTIRKEEFRTYTPYIKSFNNSDVVEFIINQSDAFFGIHETLLEIKGSIEKVGDGVVSLAPNAGAFLFDTCTYTQSSHDMEIVRDPGVVSTIRSLLCYTPEDSKFLSTAGWNYPNNPHISGDNFSLLIPIKHIFNIFNDYNKLTYGRQVFRFVRARNDRDCILVKEPNATTTTTVSLTVSSMELKVKHVFPNDDMKIGLMTPIKNNVPITIPFRKWELNELPSLTSGSRREIWSVKTTSSVERPRYVIVAFQTSKRDDIHADPTLFDHIRMSSVRLVINGEYWPNERMQLDFAKNDYAIAHYNYTEFFPSYTVSSTKHPILDYAAFKKYALFVFDCSKQDDTSFRSGTVDVKLEIEADSGFPAGTRAYCLIVHDSLLEYFPLTEVIKNII, via the coding sequence ATGTCAAAACGTCAATACATTCGACGGGGGGTTCAACAGCAGGAGCCTCAACCTCATATTTTCGATCTTTACCAAAAACCTCTGTTCGATAATACTATTAGAAAAGAAGAATTTCGGACATATACACCATACATCAAATCATTTAATAATAGTGACGTTGTCGAATTTATCATAAATCAATCAGATGCATTTTTTGGGATACACGAAACGCTGTTGGAAATTAAAGGAAGTATAGAGAAAGTAGGTGATGGCGTGGTTTCTCTTGCACCGAATGCTGGAGCTTTCTTGTTTGATACATGTACGTATACCCAAAGTTCACATGATATGGAAATAGTTAGAGACCCAGGTGTAGTTAGCACTATTCGcagtttgttatgttatactcCTGAAGATTCCAAGTTTCTCAGTACTGCAGGATGGAACTATCCGAATAATCCACATATATCGGGAGACAACTTTAGTCTACTGATTCCGATAAAACATATATTCAACATTTTCAACGACTACAATAAATTAACCTATGGCCGTCAAGTGTTTCGATTTGTTCGAGCACGCAATGATAGAGACTGTATTCTAGTGAAAGAACCTAATGCTACAACAACAACAACAGTATCTTTAACTGTTTCCAGCATGGAACTCAAGGTCAAGCATGTCTTTCCCAATGATGATATGAAAATTGGATTAATGACTCCGATTAAGAATAATGTGCCGATAACTATACCTTTCCGTAAATGGGAGCTCAATGAACTACCTTCACTTACGTCAGGATCTCGACGCGAGATATGGAGTGTAAAGACAACTTCATCTGTTGAACGCCCACGCTATGTCATTGTGGCTTTTCAAACTTCTAAACGAGATGACATACACGCTGATCCAACGTTATTTGATCACATTAGAATGTCCAGCGTGCGATTGGTTATTAATGGAGAATACTGGCCTAACGAGAGAATGCAATTGGATTTTGCAAAAAATGACTATGCTATAGCTCACTATAACTATACGGAATTCTTTCCTAGTTATACTGTTTCCTCAACAAAACATCCCATCTTAGATTATGCTGCTTTCAAGAAATATGCCTTATTTGTTTTTGACTGTTCCAAGCAGGATGATACGTCATTCAGATCAGGAACCGTTGATGTTAAACTGGAAATCGAAGCAGATTCAGGTTTTCCGGCAGGCACTCGAGCCTACTGTTTAATTGTTCACGACAGCCTACTCGAATACTTTCCTCTAACAGAagttatcaaaaatattatttaa
- the LOC126880912 gene encoding uncharacterized protein LOC126880912 codes for MTVPKYDHVAFRNFTYKQTTPFIIYADFECQLHNFTDSNVKLSKTTKYQKHVPYSAGYYFKCAYDDSLSYFRSYRGENCMEWFAKEMAEISKFVNSKIKSIVPMVTKPSTSEATACHICEKRFLATDIIVVDHDHFTGEIRGFAHQACNLNFRKVFVVPVAFHNFSGYDSHFMIIDLCKHGHLSLLPINKEKYISFTLHSDEHKIRLRFIDTMRFMGTSLDELASLLDTSEKKILKQEFYSLDDNAFNLLTCKGVFCYDYVDSLGKLEETSLPTISHFYNKLCDEHISEQKYAHAQKVWSTFECKNLGEYSDLYLKTDILLLADVFEQFRQKCRDTYHLDPAWYYTIPGYTWDCMLRYTKCRLELLKDVDMILFIEKGIRGGISVCSNRFSEANNKYMSTYDPTQPSKYIMYLDVNNLYGWAMSEYLPFGGFKWIEDVTKFGVASKSTKLLKGHIDIMSIPNAAKEGYFFQVDLEYPRELHDKHKDFPFAAEHRIPPGSKLPKLLPTLFNKSKYIIHYRNLKQALSNGLILTKIHKVLKFNQSAWLRPYIELNTNLRAASKSSFEKNLYKMMNNAVFGKTMENIRRHRTVKICKNWNGRYGAKNLIASIRFHSRTIFSENLVAIELTKSVVCFNKPLYIGAAILDISKLCMYDFHYSFMLPTMGEENCMLLYMDTDSFIYELQCLDAYKEVLKAHNCKFDTSDYSENNPYMIERLNKKIPGLMKDEANGKIITHFIGLRSKMYTFKLQTTDEEREN; via the coding sequence ATGACTGTTCCCAAATACGATCATGTTGCTTTTAGAAATTTCACATACAAACAAACCACTCCCTTTATTATATATGCtgattttgaatgtcagttacaTAATTTTACAGATTCTAATGTAAAACTGAGCAAAACAACAAAATACCAAAAGCATGTACCTTATAGTGCAGGCTATTACTTTAAATGTGCTTACGATGACAGCTTATCATATTTTCGAAGCTACAGAGGTGAAAATTGCATGGAGTGGTTTGCAAAAGAAATGGCTGAAATATCCAAATTTGTCAATTCTAAAATAAAATCAATTGTACCTATGGTTACAAAGCCTAGTACAAGTGAGGCAACTGCCTGTCATATTTGTGAGAAACGCTTTTTAGCTACAGATATAATTGTGGTAGATCATGATCATTTTACCGGAGAGATAAGAGGATTTGCACACCAAGCATGCAATTTAAACTTCAGAAAGGTGTTTGTTGTGCCAGTAGCCTTTCATAATTTTAGTGGATATGACTCACATTTCATGATTATCGATTTATGCAAACATGGGCACCTGAGCTTACTTcctattaataaagaaaaatatatttcttttactCTACATTCAGATGAGCATAAAATTAGACTAAGATTTATCGATACTATGAGATTTATGGGAACTTCACTCGATGAATTAGCATCACTTTTAGATACTTCAGAGAAGAAGATTTTAAAACAAGAATTTTACAGTTTAGATGATAATGCATTTAACTTATTAACTTGCAAAGGAGTATTTTGCTATGATTATGTTGATAGTTTGGGAAAATTAGAGGAAACTTCTTTACCTACAATTagtcatttttataataaattatgtgATGAACATATTAGCGAACAGAAGTATGCTCATGCGCAGAaagtttggtctacatttgaatGTAAAAATTTGGGAGAGTATAGCGATTTGTACTTAAAAACAGATATTTTGCTTCTGGCTGATGTATTTGAACAATTTAGACAAAAATGTAGGGATACGTACCATTTAGATCCTGCGTGGTATTATACCATACCAGGTTATACATGGGACTGTATGCTAAGGTATACAAAATGTAGATTAGAGTTATTAAAAGATGTGGATATgattttgtttattgaaaaaggCATAAGAGGCGGAATATCTGTGTGTAGTAACCGATTTTCGGAAGCTAACAATAAGTACATGTCAACATATGACCCCACACAGCCCTCTAAGTACATCATGTATTTAGATGTAAATAATCTATATGGTTGGGCTATGAGTGAATATTTACCTTTTGGAGGATTTAAGTGGATTGAAGATGTAACCAAATTTGGTGTTGCATCTAAATCCACTAAACTTCTCAAGGGTCATATTGATATTATGTCAATTCCGAATGCTGCGAAGGAGGGCTATTTCTTTCAAGTTGACTTAGAGTATCCACGTGAATTACACGACAAACATAAAGATTTTCCATTTGCTGCCGAACACCGCATTCCTCCCGGTTCAAAACTACCAAAATTATTGCCAACTCTTTTTAATAAGTCaaaatatattattcattatagAAATTTAAAGCAGGCTTTATCCAACGGATTAATTTTAACTAAAATACATAAAGTTTTGAAATTTAATCAATCTGCATGGCTGCGACCCTATATTGAGTTAAATACTAACTTACGGGCTGCATCTaagagcagttttgagaaaaatctcTATAAAATGATGAACAATGCTGTGTTCGGTAAGACCATGGAGAATATAAGGAGGCATAGaactgtaaaaatatgtaaaaattggaATGGAAGGTATGGAGCCAAAAACTTGATTGCAAGTATTCGGTTTCACAGTCGTACTATCTTTAGTGAAAACCTAGTGGCCATCGAACTAACCAAATCAGTGGTGTGCTTTAATAAACCTTTGTATATAGGTGCAGCAATCCTAGACATatcaaaattatgtatgtatgattTTCATTACTCCTTCATGCTTCCAACGATGGGAGAAGAAAATTGTATGTTATTGTACATGGATACAGATAGCTTTATATATGAATTACAGTGTTTAGATGCATATAAGGAGGTTTTAAAGGCACACAACTGTAAATTCGATACATCTGACTATTCGGAAAATAACCCGTACATGATAGaacggttaaataaaaaaatccccGGTCTAATGAAGGATGAAGCTAATGGAAAAATTATTACACATTTTATTGGTCTAAGATCAAAAATGTATACATTTAAATTACAAACAACTGATGAAGAGAGAGAAAATTAG